A stretch of Vibrio maritimus DNA encodes these proteins:
- a CDS encoding NADP-dependent isocitrate dehydrogenase produces the protein MPTEKPTIIYTITDEAPALATYSLLPIIQSFTASSGIDVETRDISLAGRIIANFPDYLKEEQRIGDALAELGELAKTPEANIIKLPNISASIPQLQAAIKELQANGYDLPDYPEEPANAEQEAVKAVYDKIKGSAVNPVLREGNSDRRAPLSVKNYAKKNPHSMGAWASDSKSHVSSMSDSDFFGSEKSVTTTGATDVKIQFTSSAGETKILKEKVALQAGEIIDASVMNKNALVAFFEEQIEDAKKQDVLLSLHMKATMMKVSDPVIFGHAVKVYYKAVFDKHGELFDELGVDVNNGIGDVYAKIASLPAAQKSEIEADLAAVYEAQPPLAMVDSDRGITNLHVPSDIIVDASMPAMLRSSGQMWGPDGKQKDTKAMIPDRSYASIYQAVIDFCKQHGAFDPTTMGSVPNVGLMAQKAEEYGSHDKTFIMSDAGTVSVVDTEGNVLIEQSVEEGDIFRMCQVKDAPIQDWVKLAVTRARASSTPAVFWLDENRAHDAELIKKVNQYLPQHDTAGLEIHIKAPLEATLFSLERIKEGLDTISVTGNVLRDYLTDLFPILELGTSAKMLSIVPLMNGGGLFETGAGGSAPKHVQQVQKENHLRWDSLGEFLALAASLEHLAVVSGKEKANVLAKALDSATGKFLDENKSPSRKVGELDNRGSHYYLALYWAQALAVQTEDAALAEEFAPIAEQLASNESIIVSELNNAQGVAGDLGGYYQPNDVKASSLMRPSATLNSIIG, from the coding sequence ATGCCTACAGAAAAGCCGACAATCATCTATACCATTACTGATGAAGCGCCAGCGCTGGCAACATATTCATTGCTACCGATCATTCAGTCATTCACCGCGTCTTCAGGTATTGATGTTGAAACAAGAGATATTTCACTAGCAGGGCGTATCATTGCCAACTTCCCTGACTATCTCAAAGAAGAACAACGCATTGGTGATGCGTTAGCAGAGCTTGGTGAACTAGCCAAAACACCTGAAGCAAACATCATTAAACTACCAAACATCTCTGCATCGATTCCTCAGCTACAAGCTGCTATCAAAGAACTTCAAGCTAATGGCTACGATCTTCCAGATTACCCGGAAGAGCCTGCAAATGCAGAGCAAGAAGCCGTTAAAGCGGTGTATGACAAAATTAAAGGCAGTGCTGTAAACCCAGTACTGCGTGAAGGTAACTCAGACCGTCGCGCGCCACTATCTGTGAAAAACTACGCAAAGAAAAATCCTCACTCAATGGGCGCGTGGGCATCAGATTCTAAGTCTCATGTTTCTAGCATGTCTGATAGCGATTTCTTCGGTAGTGAAAAGTCAGTAACGACGACAGGCGCAACCGATGTGAAGATTCAGTTCACTTCATCAGCAGGTGAGACAAAAATACTTAAAGAAAAGGTTGCATTGCAAGCAGGCGAAATCATTGACGCTTCTGTAATGAACAAAAACGCGCTTGTTGCGTTCTTCGAAGAGCAAATTGAAGACGCTAAGAAACAAGACGTACTACTTTCTCTGCATATGAAAGCGACCATGATGAAGGTATCTGACCCGGTCATCTTTGGTCACGCCGTTAAGGTTTACTACAAAGCGGTATTTGACAAGCATGGCGAGCTTTTTGATGAGCTGGGCGTTGATGTCAATAACGGTATCGGTGATGTGTATGCGAAGATTGCATCACTTCCAGCAGCGCAGAAATCGGAAATTGAAGCTGATCTAGCAGCGGTATACGAGGCACAGCCTCCACTGGCTATGGTTGATTCAGATCGTGGTATTACGAACCTGCACGTACCTAGTGACATCATTGTTGATGCATCGATGCCGGCAATGCTGCGCTCTTCTGGCCAGATGTGGGGTCCAGATGGTAAGCAAAAAGACACGAAAGCGATGATCCCAGATCGCAGCTACGCAAGCATCTATCAAGCGGTTATCGACTTCTGTAAGCAGCACGGTGCGTTCGATCCAACGACGATGGGTAGCGTACCTAACGTGGGTTTGATGGCGCAAAAAGCAGAAGAGTACGGCTCTCACGATAAAACCTTTATTATGAGTGATGCTGGTACGGTTTCTGTCGTTGATACAGAGGGTAATGTTCTTATTGAACAATCCGTTGAGGAAGGCGATATCTTCCGTATGTGTCAGGTGAAAGACGCGCCGATTCAAGACTGGGTCAAGTTGGCGGTAACACGTGCACGCGCTTCAAGCACACCGGCTGTGTTCTGGCTAGATGAAAATCGTGCACACGATGCAGAGCTGATTAAGAAAGTGAATCAGTACCTTCCTCAGCACGACACAGCAGGTCTAGAGATCCATATTAAGGCGCCGCTAGAAGCAACACTATTCTCGCTAGAGCGTATTAAAGAGGGTCTAGATACTATCTCGGTAACAGGTAACGTACTTCGAGACTACCTAACCGATTTGTTCCCAATTCTAGAATTGGGTACGTCAGCAAAAATGCTGTCTATCGTTCCACTGATGAATGGTGGTGGTCTGTTTGAGACCGGTGCGGGTGGTTCTGCGCCTAAGCACGTTCAGCAAGTACAAAAAGAAAACCACCTACGTTGGGATTCTTTGGGTGAGTTCTTAGCCTTAGCTGCTTCTCTAGAGCACCTAGCGGTGGTTTCTGGCAAAGAGAAAGCAAATGTACTCGCGAAAGCTCTAGACTCAGCGACAGGCAAGTTTCTAGACGAAAACAAGTCACCTTCACGTAAAGTGGGTGAGCTAGACAACCGTGGTTCTCACTACTACCTAGCACTCTACTGGGCTCAAGCTCTCGCGGTTCAAACTGAAGATGCAGCATTAGCCGAAGAATTTGCACCGATTGCAGAACAACTAGCGTCTAATGAAAGCATCATCGTTTCTGAATTGAATAACGCTCAAGGCGTTGCAGGTGATCTTGGCGGTTACTATCAACCGAATGACGTGAAAGCTTCTTCACTAATGCGCCCAAGCGCGACGCTGAATAGCATTATCGGCTAA
- the kdsB gene encoding 3-deoxy-manno-octulosonate cytidylyltransferase has translation MAFTVIIPARYSSSRLPGKPLADICGKPMVQHVYERAVESGADRVIVATDDVRIESAVQAFGGEVCMTSPDHQSGTERLAEVVELMGIEPEHTIVNVQGDEPLIPASIIKQVADNLQSSQAPMATLGVTIEDEEEVFNPNAVKVVTDQNGFALYFSRATIPWDRDAYASEPKSTAASPLMRHIGIYAYRAGFINTYINWAPSALEKIESLEQLRVLWYGERIHVELAKEAPPAGVDTPEDLDKVRALLSK, from the coding sequence CGGCAAACCAATGGTGCAGCATGTTTATGAGCGTGCTGTTGAGTCGGGTGCTGACCGAGTCATTGTTGCCACTGATGACGTGAGAATTGAATCAGCGGTTCAAGCATTTGGTGGAGAAGTCTGTATGACCTCCCCAGATCATCAATCGGGTACTGAGCGCCTAGCGGAAGTGGTTGAGTTAATGGGCATTGAGCCTGAGCACACAATCGTCAACGTTCAAGGTGATGAGCCGTTAATACCAGCGAGTATCATTAAGCAGGTCGCGGACAATCTGCAATCGAGCCAGGCGCCGATGGCGACGCTAGGAGTGACGATTGAGGATGAGGAAGAGGTTTTCAACCCCAATGCTGTAAAGGTTGTCACCGACCAAAATGGCTTCGCCCTTTATTTCAGCCGTGCCACGATTCCCTGGGATCGAGACGCGTATGCCTCAGAGCCGAAGTCAACTGCGGCAAGCCCTCTAATGCGCCATATTGGCATTTATGCGTATCGAGCAGGCTTTATCAACACCTACATCAATTGGGCGCCAAGTGCACTTGAGAAGATTGAATCTCTCGAGCAGCTCCGTGTGCTTTGGTATGGTGAGCGTATTCACGTCGAACTGGCAAAAGAGGCGCCCCCTGCAGGTGTCGATACGCCAGAAGATCTTGATAAAGTGCGAGCACTTTTGTCGAAGTAA
- the clpA gene encoding ATP-dependent Clp protease ATP-binding subunit ClpA, whose product MLNKELESSLNGAFARARDKRHEFMTVEHLLLALLENDSAKEALTACNANLETLRNELDIFIDQTTPLIPDSDDTRETQPTLSFQRVLQRAVFHVQSSGRSEVTGANVLVAIFSEQESHAAYLLKKNDISRLDIVNFISHGITKNAGPSGDEPSSGSLGGSSESIEDANSEDRLESFATNLNQVAKAGNIDPLIGRDKELERTIQVLCRRRKNNPLLVGEAGVGKTAIAEGLAWRIVEGQVPEVIKDSVIYSLDIGSLLAGTKYRGDFEKRFKAILKQLEKEDDAILFIDEIHTIIGAGAASGGQVDAANLIKPLLSSGKLRCIGSTTYQEYSNIFDKERALSRRFQKIDVVEPSLDDTTKILMGLKPKYEEHHEVRYTNKALRAAVELSAKYINERHLPDKAIDVIDEAGARSRLVPASRRKKTVGVADIEAMVAKMARIPEKSVSSSDKDILQNLDEKMKMLVFGQDQAIDVLSEAIKMTRAGLGNEDKPVGSFLFAGPTGVGKTEVTVQLSKLLGIELLRFDMSEYGERHSVSRLIGAPPGYVGYDQGGLLTDAVIKHPHSVVLLDEIEKAHPDIFNLLLQVMDNGTLTDNNGRKADFRNVILVMTSNAGVTETEKKSIGLIQQDHKPDAMGAIKRVFTPEFRNRLDGIIWFNSLDDVVIHQVVDKFIVELQAQLDSRGVSLEVSDEARDWLAVKGYDKTMGARPMGRVIQDKLKKPLANELLFGSLVDGGTVRVSLEEDDLAFEYIGSKEAAEAHH is encoded by the coding sequence ATGCTGAATAAAGAACTAGAATCGAGTCTGAACGGTGCATTCGCTCGTGCCCGCGACAAAAGACATGAATTCATGACCGTAGAGCATCTCCTTTTAGCTTTGTTGGAAAATGACTCGGCTAAAGAGGCCCTAACAGCATGCAACGCTAACCTAGAAACGTTGCGTAATGAGTTGGATATTTTCATCGATCAAACCACTCCGCTCATTCCAGACTCTGACGATACAAGAGAAACCCAGCCTACGCTTAGTTTCCAACGAGTACTTCAGCGTGCCGTCTTCCATGTTCAATCATCTGGTCGCAGTGAAGTGACCGGTGCCAACGTTCTGGTCGCCATTTTCAGCGAGCAGGAATCTCATGCGGCTTATCTTCTAAAGAAGAATGACATTAGCCGACTAGACATTGTTAACTTTATCTCACACGGGATCACCAAGAATGCCGGCCCTTCAGGTGATGAGCCTTCTAGTGGTTCGTTAGGCGGTAGCAGCGAAAGCATTGAAGATGCGAACAGCGAAGACCGCTTAGAGAGCTTTGCAACCAACCTGAACCAAGTTGCAAAAGCGGGGAATATTGACCCTCTCATTGGGCGTGATAAAGAGCTAGAGCGTACAATCCAAGTCCTTTGCCGACGTCGTAAAAACAACCCGTTGTTAGTGGGTGAAGCGGGTGTTGGTAAGACGGCGATTGCAGAAGGGCTTGCGTGGAGAATCGTCGAAGGTCAAGTACCTGAAGTCATCAAAGACAGCGTTATCTATTCTCTGGATATCGGTTCGCTTCTCGCGGGCACCAAATATCGCGGTGACTTCGAGAAACGCTTCAAGGCAATCCTGAAACAGCTTGAGAAAGAAGACGATGCCATCCTATTCATCGATGAAATTCACACCATCATAGGAGCAGGTGCTGCGTCTGGTGGTCAAGTTGACGCCGCTAACTTGATTAAACCTCTATTGAGTAGTGGTAAATTGCGCTGTATCGGTTCGACGACCTACCAAGAATACAGCAACATCTTTGACAAAGAGCGCGCGCTGTCTCGTCGATTCCAGAAAATTGACGTGGTGGAACCATCTTTAGATGACACCACTAAGATTTTGATGGGTTTGAAACCTAAGTACGAAGAGCACCACGAAGTACGTTATACCAACAAAGCACTGCGTGCTGCGGTAGAGCTGTCGGCTAAATACATTAATGAGCGTCACCTTCCAGACAAAGCCATTGATGTAATCGATGAAGCTGGTGCTCGTAGCCGCTTGGTTCCTGCTAGCCGTCGCAAGAAAACTGTGGGTGTCGCGGACATCGAAGCCATGGTGGCTAAGATGGCTAGGATCCCAGAGAAATCAGTATCTTCTTCTGACAAAGACATTCTTCAGAATCTTGATGAGAAGATGAAGATGTTGGTATTCGGACAAGACCAAGCGATCGATGTGCTTAGTGAAGCAATCAAGATGACTCGCGCAGGTCTTGGCAATGAGGATAAACCTGTAGGTTCGTTCTTGTTCGCAGGTCCTACTGGGGTAGGTAAAACAGAAGTGACAGTTCAGCTGTCGAAACTGCTGGGCATCGAATTGCTTCGCTTTGATATGTCTGAATACGGCGAGAGACACTCGGTAAGCCGTTTGATCGGTGCACCTCCGGGTTATGTAGGTTATGACCAAGGCGGTCTATTGACTGACGCTGTTATTAAGCATCCGCACTCTGTCGTTCTTCTCGACGAGATTGAGAAGGCTCACCCAGATATCTTCAACCTGCTATTGCAAGTGATGGATAATGGTACGCTGACGGACAACAACGGCCGCAAAGCCGATTTCCGAAATGTCATTTTGGTTATGACCAGTAATGCTGGTGTAACCGAGACAGAGAAGAAATCGATTGGTCTTATCCAGCAAGACCATAAACCTGATGCGATGGGCGCGATTAAGCGTGTGTTCACACCAGAGTTCCGTAACCGCCTTGACGGTATCATCTGGTTCAACAGCTTAGATGATGTTGTCATTCACCAAGTGGTCGACAAGTTTATTGTTGAGCTGCAAGCGCAGCTAGATTCACGCGGAGTATCTCTAGAGGTGTCTGATGAAGCTCGTGACTGGTTAGCTGTTAAAGGTTACGACAAGACCATGGGGGCACGTCCAATGGGGCGCGTCAT
- a CDS encoding pseudouridine synthase, whose amino-acid sequence MTIKTTRKGSQRVSRSSSSQFKQKSHGQRANQKRRSGNPKRTEKKRPTPSERKVILFNKPYDTLSQFTDGEGRKTLADYIPIKDVYAAGRLDRDSEGLMVLTNDGVLQARLTQPQSKSEKTYWVQVDGDPSEAELDKLRSGVTLKDGPTLPAKIERMDAPTVWERHPPVRFRANIPTTWLSVTIIEGRNRQVRRMTAHIGFPTLRLIRAKMGRFSLDELQPGEWKEIPVSQLN is encoded by the coding sequence ATGACGATTAAAACAACGCGTAAGGGTTCCCAGCGTGTTTCGCGTTCTTCATCGAGTCAATTCAAACAAAAAAGTCATGGTCAAAGGGCGAATCAAAAACGTCGTTCAGGCAACCCAAAGCGGACCGAAAAGAAGCGACCTACCCCGAGTGAAAGAAAAGTGATTCTGTTCAATAAGCCCTACGACACCTTAAGTCAGTTTACTGATGGCGAGGGAAGAAAAACGCTCGCAGACTACATCCCGATAAAAGATGTTTACGCCGCAGGCCGACTTGATCGCGATAGCGAAGGGTTAATGGTGCTGACTAACGATGGCGTCTTGCAGGCAAGATTGACGCAACCACAATCAAAGTCTGAGAAGACCTATTGGGTGCAAGTCGACGGTGATCCATCCGAAGCAGAGTTAGACAAGCTAAGAAGTGGCGTGACACTGAAAGATGGGCCGACACTGCCTGCCAAAATCGAACGCATGGACGCCCCTACGGTTTGGGAGCGACACCCTCCTGTGCGATTTCGCGCTAATATCCCAACGACTTGGCTAAGTGTCACTATCATTGAAGGGCGAAATCGTCAGGTGCGCCGTATGACCGCTCATATTGGTTTCCCAACGCTTAGATTAATTCGCGCGAAAATGGGGCGGTTCAGCCTAGATGAGTTGCAACCTGGCGAATGGAAAGAGATCCCTGTTTCGCAGCTAAACTAA
- the cspD gene encoding cold shock domain-containing protein CspD: MATGTVKWFNNAKGFGFICPEGEDGDIFAHYSTIKMDGYRTLKAGQQVNYEVEEGPKGYHASSVTPVEGDLAK, translated from the coding sequence ATGGCGACAGGTACAGTAAAATGGTTTAACAATGCCAAGGGATTTGGCTTTATTTGTCCAGAGGGTGAAGACGGCGATATTTTCGCGCACTACTCAACAATTAAAATGGATGGCTACCGCACTCTTAAAGCCGGTCAGCAAGTCAACTACGAAGTAGAAGAAGGACCAAAGGGCTACCACGCAAGTTCGGTCACTCCGGTAGAAGGTGATTTAGCGAAGTAG
- the clpS gene encoding ATP-dependent Clp protease adapter ClpS — MSKNFEWVTPDSDLLEKEKTKVEPPALYNVILNNDDYTPMDFVVEILERFFSLNEDKATQVMLAVHYEGKAVCGTYTAEVAETKVAQVTMYSREHEHPLLCTMEKA; from the coding sequence ATGAGTAAAAATTTTGAATGGGTGACTCCAGACTCAGATTTATTGGAGAAAGAAAAAACTAAGGTTGAGCCACCGGCGCTGTATAACGTTATCCTCAATAACGATGATTACACCCCGATGGACTTTGTTGTAGAAATCTTGGAACGCTTTTTTTCACTCAACGAGGATAAAGCAACGCAGGTGATGCTAGCTGTACACTATGAAGGTAAAGCCGTCTGTGGCACCTACACTGCTGAAGTTGCTGAAACGAAAGTTGCTCAAGTGACCATGTATTCAAGGGAACATGAACACCCACTTTTGTGTACCATGGAAAAAGCCTAA